Proteins from one Arthrobacter sp. DNA4 genomic window:
- the smpB gene encoding SsrA-binding protein SmpB, with the protein MPKESGRKVVATNRKARHDYHVLDTYEAGIALMGTEVKSLREGHASMVDGFCTFYNDELWMEAIHIPEYNQGSWTNHAARRRRKLLLHREELIKISRKVQEAGYTIVPLQLYFVDGRAKVEIAVARGKREYDKRQTLREQQDNREAQREMRERNRRR; encoded by the coding sequence GTGCCCAAAGAAAGTGGCCGTAAGGTGGTGGCCACCAACCGCAAGGCCCGGCACGACTATCACGTGCTGGACACTTACGAGGCCGGCATCGCACTGATGGGCACCGAGGTGAAGTCGCTGCGCGAGGGCCACGCCTCGATGGTGGACGGATTCTGCACGTTCTACAACGACGAACTGTGGATGGAAGCAATCCACATTCCCGAGTACAACCAGGGCAGCTGGACCAACCACGCTGCGCGCCGCCGCCGTAAGCTGCTGCTGCACCGCGAGGAGCTCATCAAGATTTCCCGCAAGGTCCAGGAAGCCGGCTACACCATCGTGCCGCTCCAGCTGTACTTTGTGGACGGCCGGGCCAAGGTGGAAATCGCCGTTGCCCGCGGTAAGCGTGAGTACGACAAGCGGCAGACACTGCGGGAACAGCAGGACAACCGTGAGGCCCAGCGCGAGATGCGCGAGCGCAACCGCCGGCGCTAG
- the ftsE gene encoding cell division ATP-binding protein FtsE, with amino-acid sequence MIRFENVTKVYDQKARPALDSVNLEIDRGEFAFLVGASGSGKSTFLRLVLKEDRATSGAVYVAGQNVAKISSWRVPRLRRGIGVVFQDFRLLPQKNVFANVAFAMQVIGKSRSVIRDTVPEVLKTVGLEGKEHRMPHELSGGEQQRVAIARAVVNRPGILLADEPTGNLDPTTSMGIMGVLDKINQNGTTVVMATHDDDIVNEMRKRVVELKNGVVIRDEARALYTSMIPVVGQSRRLKDASGRETPDAGLPGSGAEGEAQR; translated from the coding sequence ATGATCCGATTCGAAAATGTCACCAAGGTTTACGACCAGAAAGCCCGACCGGCACTGGATTCCGTCAATCTTGAGATCGACCGCGGCGAATTCGCCTTCCTCGTAGGTGCTTCCGGTTCCGGGAAGTCCACCTTCCTCCGGCTGGTGTTGAAGGAAGACCGCGCCACCTCCGGTGCCGTGTACGTCGCCGGCCAGAATGTCGCCAAGATTTCCAGCTGGCGCGTTCCCCGCCTCCGGCGCGGCATCGGCGTCGTCTTCCAGGACTTCCGGCTCCTGCCGCAGAAGAACGTGTTCGCCAATGTCGCATTCGCCATGCAGGTCATCGGCAAGAGCCGCAGCGTGATCCGCGACACCGTCCCCGAGGTCCTCAAAACAGTCGGACTCGAAGGCAAGGAACACCGCATGCCGCACGAGCTGTCCGGCGGCGAGCAGCAGCGCGTGGCCATCGCGCGCGCCGTTGTCAACCGGCCCGGAATCCTCCTCGCAGACGAGCCGACGGGAAACCTTGACCCCACCACGTCCATGGGAATCATGGGCGTGCTGGACAAGATCAACCAGAACGGAACCACAGTGGTGATGGCCACCCACGACGACGACATCGTCAACGAGATGCGCAAGCGGGTGGTGGAACTCAAGAATGGCGTGGTGATCCGCGACGAAGCCAGGGCCTTGTACACCTCGATGATCCCCGTCGTCGGCCAGTCACGGCGCCTGAAGGACGCCAGCGGCAGGGAAACGCCCGACGCCGGTCTTCCGGGCAGCGGCGCCGAAGGCGAGGCCCAGCGGTGA
- the ftsX gene encoding permease-like cell division protein FtsX, producing the protein MRLAFILSEIGSGLRRNLSMVVSVILVTFVSLTFVGAVSMLQMQINQMKGYWYDKVQVAIFLCSEGSTAPGCASGPVTPEQQQGLNALLESPAVAQYINDFQFESKDEAYKHFKDQFSNSPIVDSVTPDQLPASFRINMKDPEKYQIISETFSSQPGVETVIDQRQLLERLFSVMNGASLVAVGIAGVMIVCAILLIATTIRLSAFSRRRETGIMRLVGASKTVIQLPFILEGVIAAVIGAALASGTLWAVAQFFLGDYMSRQYPDTAFISSGQTLILAPALLVLGGSLAGISSLLTLRRYLRV; encoded by the coding sequence GTGAGGCTCGCATTCATTCTTTCCGAGATCGGCAGCGGCCTGCGCCGCAACCTTTCCATGGTGGTCTCAGTCATCCTGGTCACGTTCGTGTCCCTCACGTTCGTGGGCGCGGTAAGCATGCTGCAGATGCAGATCAACCAGATGAAGGGCTATTGGTACGACAAGGTCCAGGTGGCCATCTTCCTTTGCAGCGAAGGTTCGACGGCGCCGGGTTGCGCCTCGGGGCCCGTCACCCCTGAGCAGCAACAGGGCCTGAACGCGCTCCTGGAGTCACCGGCCGTGGCGCAGTACATCAATGACTTCCAGTTTGAGTCCAAGGATGAGGCCTACAAGCACTTCAAGGACCAGTTCTCCAACTCGCCCATCGTTGATTCCGTGACGCCGGACCAGTTGCCGGCATCGTTCCGGATCAATATGAAGGACCCGGAGAAGTACCAGATCATCAGCGAGACCTTCTCCTCCCAACCGGGCGTGGAAACGGTGATTGACCAGCGCCAGCTGCTCGAACGCCTCTTCTCGGTGATGAACGGGGCTTCCCTGGTGGCAGTGGGCATCGCAGGTGTGATGATCGTCTGCGCGATCCTGCTGATCGCCACCACCATCAGGCTCTCTGCATTCAGCAGGCGCAGGGAGACCGGAATCATGCGGCTTGTCGGTGCATCCAAGACCGTCATCCAGTTGCCGTTCATCCTCGAGGGCGTCATAGCGGCGGTCATCGGTGCAGCCCTGGCCTCGGGCACCCTGTGGGCAGTAGCGCAGTTCTTCCTGGGCGACTACATGTCCCGCCAGTACCCTGACACGGCCTTCATCTCCTCCGGCCAGACCCTGATCCTCGCACCGGCGCTGCTGGTCCTTGGCGGATCCTTGGCAGGAATTTCGTCTCTCTTGACCTTACGCAGATATTTGCGCGTTTAG
- a CDS encoding TadE family protein, with amino-acid sequence MRRAAPRTAEQPALSRAGERGSAVVDFVLVGGLLTMFFLAIVQLTLVLHVRNTLIDAAASGARYGTLADRNASDAEERTRSLISLALNPGFAEQISSKEVNVSGMRTLEVTVRSPMPVIGLIGPRDLLEVKGHAAVQP; translated from the coding sequence ATGAGGAGGGCTGCTCCCCGCACGGCTGAGCAGCCGGCGCTGTCCCGGGCAGGCGAGCGGGGATCGGCCGTGGTGGACTTCGTCCTGGTCGGTGGGCTGCTGACGATGTTCTTCCTCGCGATAGTCCAGCTGACCCTGGTCCTCCACGTCAGGAACACCCTCATCGATGCTGCCGCGTCCGGGGCGCGATACGGAACCCTCGCTGACCGCAATGCCTCCGACGCCGAAGAACGGACCCGCAGCCTCATAAGCCTGGCCCTCAACCCGGGCTTCGCGGAACAAATCAGTTCCAAGGAAGTGAACGTCAGCGGCATGCGCACCCTGGAAGTCACGGTCCGCTCTCCCATGCCTGTCATTGGTCTCATTGGACCGCGGGACCTGCTGGAGGTGAAAGGGCATGCAGCTGTCCAGCCCTGA
- a CDS encoding pilus assembly protein TadG-related protein has translation MKRREPDENGQLMVMILGYVVLALLVATVVIGISAVYLEHKRLLSLADGASLAAADSYTLGEVSSQGGSPSAVLNPARVRNVAADFVARSPASQRFSSLAVAGATGTPDGSTAVVVLTAAVHPPVVNFLIPDGIPIEATSTARSRLTR, from the coding sequence GTGAAGCGCAGGGAACCGGACGAGAACGGCCAGTTGATGGTTATGATCCTCGGCTACGTGGTCCTGGCGCTCCTGGTGGCGACGGTGGTCATCGGAATATCCGCCGTCTATCTGGAGCACAAGCGCCTGCTGTCCCTGGCGGACGGGGCATCGCTTGCTGCTGCCGACAGCTACACGCTGGGGGAGGTCTCATCACAGGGCGGCAGCCCCTCGGCAGTCCTCAACCCGGCCCGCGTCCGGAACGTGGCCGCCGACTTCGTTGCCAGGAGCCCTGCGTCGCAACGTTTCTCCAGCCTTGCCGTTGCGGGGGCAACGGGTACGCCGGACGGTTCCACCGCCGTCGTGGTCCTCACAGCGGCCGTCCACCCGCCTGTGGTGAATTTCCTGATACCCGACGGCATCCCCATTGAGGCGACGTCAACCGCGCGCTCGCGGTTGACCCGGTAG
- a CDS encoding pyridoxamine 5'-phosphate oxidase family protein, with product MHNDPPQPPTEVLDAGTCWDLLRGVSVGHLAVLVDGYPEVFPVNYKVDQQSVVFRTGEGTKLRAAGGPLAVALEADGHDDSQAWSVLVKGRAVILEPSKELLTGAGLTLFPWQAGEKDHFVRIVPTSVSGRRFTITSPLTWWNHVGQSAGRDTA from the coding sequence ATGCACAACGATCCGCCACAACCGCCTACGGAAGTCCTGGATGCCGGAACGTGCTGGGACCTCCTGCGCGGCGTCTCCGTCGGCCATCTGGCTGTCCTGGTGGACGGGTATCCGGAAGTCTTCCCCGTCAACTACAAGGTGGATCAACAGTCAGTTGTTTTCCGCACCGGGGAAGGAACGAAGCTGCGGGCCGCCGGGGGACCACTCGCCGTCGCCCTTGAAGCCGACGGCCACGACGATTCCCAGGCATGGAGCGTGCTGGTGAAAGGCAGGGCAGTCATCCTGGAGCCCTCAAAAGAGCTCCTGACCGGGGCCGGCCTCACGTTGTTTCCCTGGCAGGCCGGAGAAAAGGACCACTTTGTCCGCATCGTCCCCACGTCCGTCAGCGGCAGGCGCTTCACCATCACGTCACCGCTGACATGGTGGAACCATGTGGGGCAATCCGCAGGCAGGGACACCGCGTAG
- the prfB gene encoding peptide chain release factor 2, translating into MANIDFSAEIRALRATYESIERVTDVEALKEDIAELSERAGEPNLWDDPAAAQKVTSRLSHRQSELERLTNLESRIDDLEVLVELGQDEDDADSMGEAAAELESIKKALKDLEVVTLLSGEYDEREAVVSIRAGAGGVDAADFAEMLMRMYLRWAERHGYPTTVMDTSYAEEAGLKSATFEVKAPYAYGTLSVEAGTHRLVRISPFDNQGRRQTSFAAVEVIPLIEQTDSIEIPDNEIRVDVFRSSGPGGQSVNTTDSAVRLTHIPSGTVVSMQNEKSQLQNRAAAMRVLQSRLLLLKKEQEDAEKKALTGDVKASWGDQMRSYVLNPYQMVKDLRTEHEVGNTSAVFDGEIDDFIDAGIRWRTDNRNAEK; encoded by the coding sequence ATGGCCAATATTGATTTTTCCGCTGAAATCCGCGCGCTCCGCGCCACCTACGAGTCCATCGAACGCGTCACCGACGTGGAGGCGCTCAAGGAAGACATCGCCGAACTCAGCGAGCGGGCGGGGGAGCCAAACCTTTGGGACGATCCCGCGGCCGCGCAGAAAGTCACTTCCCGGCTGTCCCACCGCCAGTCTGAACTGGAGCGCCTCACCAACCTGGAGTCCCGGATCGACGACCTCGAGGTCCTGGTGGAACTCGGGCAGGACGAGGACGACGCCGACTCGATGGGGGAGGCCGCTGCCGAACTCGAGTCCATCAAGAAGGCCCTCAAGGACCTGGAAGTGGTCACCCTGCTGTCCGGCGAATACGACGAACGCGAAGCTGTGGTCTCCATCAGGGCCGGTGCGGGCGGCGTGGACGCGGCGGACTTCGCCGAAATGCTCATGCGCATGTACCTCCGCTGGGCTGAGCGGCACGGCTACCCCACCACGGTCATGGACACCTCGTACGCGGAGGAAGCCGGACTGAAATCAGCCACTTTTGAGGTGAAGGCGCCGTATGCGTACGGCACGCTCAGTGTGGAAGCCGGCACCCACCGCCTTGTCAGAATCAGCCCGTTTGACAACCAGGGACGCCGCCAGACGTCGTTCGCGGCCGTTGAAGTCATTCCGCTGATCGAGCAGACAGACTCGATCGAGATCCCGGACAACGAAATTAGGGTGGACGTATTCCGTTCCTCCGGCCCGGGCGGCCAGTCGGTCAACACCACGGACTCTGCCGTCCGCCTCACCCACATCCCCAGCGGCACCGTGGTCTCCATGCAGAACGAGAAATCGCAGCTGCAGAACCGCGCAGCTGCCATGCGCGTGCTGCAGTCCCGGCTCCTGCTGCTGAAGAAGGAACAGGAGGACGCGGAAAAGAAGGCGCTGACCGGCGACGTCAAGGCCTCCTGGGGCGACCAGATGCGCTCCTACGTCCTGAACCCATACCAGATGGTGAAGGACCTGCGCACCGAACACGAGGTGGGCAACACGTCTGCGGTGTTCGATGGCGAGATTGACGATTTCATCGACGCGGGCATCCGCTGGCGCACTGACAACCGCAACGCTGAAAAGTAG
- a CDS encoding HAD-IA family hydrolase: protein MIASPTAAAAKPPFDAVIFDLDGVVTNTALVHQAAWKDAFDRILQDPRIPPGTNRAPLSRADYLTFIDGMPREEGVVRFLASRGVHLEKGQEADEAGAWTGFGLGRWKNALFLEHLERDGVQSYPGTLQLLQRLTGAGVPTAVVTSSRNAASVLDAAGIQGFFTVVMDGATAASLGMQGKPAPDVFLAAAARLGVAPSHAVVIEDSAAGVEAGRRGGFGLVVGIDRSGSRRQLEAAGAGTVLNDVGELDLGLIIGNAWHLAYEGFDALHEGHREALTTLGNGYMGIRGAVPEGGPFSYAGMYLAGVYNRVMVNATGEMLLEEHMVNAPDCLPLDIRLDGQEWWSEGGMTPVRERRVLDLKRAVLERRLLLKGGDGRRIEVVQTRFVSMAEPHLLVLETTVTALGWSGAVEVRSGINAGVRNANLPERAQGSDVHLADRTAPQCADQDLPPDAASVVEVETTQSLIRIAAAYRTHVSPQATAIEDGRKGAFHFRTLLLSLDAGTAVRITKTVAVVTSRDRAISSPETGARAVLDRAGGDFNALLAAHEEAWRRELRPFLVEIDAPVQVRLVLNLHIFHLLQTLTRHTAELDAGVTARGLHGEGYRGHVFWDELFVLPVLTSRTPDIARSVIEYRWRRLPAARHAASLAGLAGAKFPWQSGSDGSEETPKWLYNDRSGRWVRDYSHLQVHSGLAVAFNAWQYFQATGDKLWLLQKGAELVIEVARFFFSLAAYDQDGARYHVRGVVGPDEYHTAYPGRDEPGLNDNAYTNVMAAWVCSQAAGIMAFLHGSERAGLMDRLGVTDEEAAGWERLGTTMYVPFHRDGVISQFEGYEQLKELDWEHYRDTYGDIERLDLILEAEDDETNGYKLAKQADVLMLPYLLGHEGLLTVLQRLGYGFTHEQLNRTIEYYLARTAHGSTLSRVAHASVLAGVDADRAWDSFREALDADLDDTQHGTTRAGIHLGAMAGTIDVVQRSFAGLRFSGDTILFAPNLPTGLRAVAFDVLYRGHRLRIHLKDGDMSIASAPGDAGPIKVHVGGQDVGLPPGETRHFPLPSMASGVAAS, encoded by the coding sequence ATGATCGCGTCCCCTACCGCCGCTGCTGCCAAGCCTCCTTTTGACGCCGTCATTTTCGACCTGGACGGGGTGGTAACCAACACGGCGCTGGTCCACCAGGCCGCCTGGAAGGACGCGTTCGACCGGATCCTGCAGGACCCGAGGATTCCCCCTGGTACCAACCGTGCCCCGCTCAGCAGGGCGGACTACCTCACCTTTATCGACGGCATGCCGCGGGAGGAAGGGGTGGTGCGGTTCCTGGCAAGCAGGGGAGTACATCTCGAGAAAGGCCAGGAGGCGGATGAGGCCGGAGCCTGGACCGGATTCGGCCTGGGCCGGTGGAAGAACGCACTGTTCCTGGAACACCTCGAGCGGGACGGCGTCCAAAGCTACCCCGGGACGCTGCAGCTGCTGCAAAGGCTTACAGGCGCGGGAGTTCCAACGGCCGTGGTCACCTCAAGCCGGAATGCGGCCTCTGTCCTGGACGCAGCGGGTATCCAGGGCTTCTTCACCGTCGTCATGGACGGAGCCACTGCGGCAAGTCTTGGGATGCAGGGAAAGCCCGCCCCTGATGTCTTTCTGGCGGCGGCAGCGAGGCTGGGAGTCGCTCCCTCACATGCCGTGGTGATTGAGGACTCCGCTGCAGGCGTTGAGGCCGGGCGGCGGGGCGGTTTTGGCCTCGTGGTGGGAATCGATCGCAGTGGCAGCCGCCGCCAGCTGGAGGCGGCGGGAGCGGGCACTGTGCTTAATGACGTGGGTGAACTGGACCTGGGGCTGATCATCGGCAACGCCTGGCACCTCGCCTACGAAGGATTCGATGCCCTGCACGAGGGACACCGGGAAGCACTGACCACCTTGGGCAACGGGTACATGGGGATCCGCGGAGCCGTGCCCGAGGGGGGTCCGTTCAGTTACGCCGGTATGTACCTCGCCGGTGTCTACAACCGCGTCATGGTGAATGCGACCGGCGAAATGCTGCTCGAGGAACACATGGTCAATGCGCCGGACTGCCTTCCTTTGGATATCCGCCTGGACGGCCAGGAGTGGTGGTCAGAGGGCGGCATGACCCCGGTCCGCGAACGCCGGGTCCTTGATCTCAAAAGGGCTGTGCTGGAGCGCCGCCTGCTGTTGAAGGGCGGGGACGGCCGCCGCATAGAGGTGGTTCAAACCCGCTTCGTATCCATGGCCGAACCACATCTGTTGGTGCTCGAGACGACTGTCACCGCACTGGGCTGGAGCGGAGCAGTGGAGGTTCGCAGCGGGATCAACGCCGGTGTCCGCAATGCCAACCTGCCGGAACGCGCCCAGGGGTCCGATGTCCATTTGGCTGACAGGACGGCCCCGCAGTGCGCGGACCAGGACCTGCCCCCGGACGCGGCCTCCGTCGTCGAAGTTGAAACCACCCAAAGCCTGATCCGCATCGCCGCAGCCTACCGGACCCATGTATCTCCCCAAGCAACGGCCATTGAGGACGGCAGGAAAGGGGCCTTCCATTTCCGCACCCTGCTGCTTTCCCTGGACGCCGGTACCGCAGTTCGGATCACCAAGACGGTAGCCGTGGTGACATCCCGTGACCGTGCCATCTCTTCCCCGGAAACGGGCGCCCGCGCAGTGTTGGACCGGGCAGGCGGGGATTTCAATGCCCTCCTTGCGGCCCATGAGGAAGCATGGCGGCGGGAACTCCGTCCATTCCTGGTGGAGATCGACGCTCCCGTCCAGGTACGCCTGGTCCTAAACCTGCACATCTTCCATCTCCTGCAGACGCTGACGCGCCACACCGCCGAACTGGATGCCGGTGTCACTGCGCGCGGACTCCACGGCGAGGGCTACCGCGGCCACGTCTTTTGGGACGAACTGTTTGTCCTGCCTGTCCTCACGTCAAGGACGCCCGATATTGCCCGTTCCGTCATTGAGTACAGGTGGCGGCGGCTTCCCGCCGCACGGCATGCAGCATCGTTGGCCGGGCTGGCGGGAGCAAAGTTCCCTTGGCAAAGCGGCAGCGACGGGAGCGAGGAAACCCCGAAATGGCTGTACAACGACAGGTCCGGCAGATGGGTCCGGGACTACTCGCATCTGCAGGTGCACTCCGGCCTGGCGGTCGCCTTCAACGCCTGGCAGTACTTCCAGGCAACCGGGGACAAGCTCTGGCTGCTTCAGAAGGGGGCTGAACTGGTCATTGAGGTTGCCCGCTTCTTCTTCTCGTTGGCGGCATACGACCAGGATGGTGCGCGGTATCACGTTCGTGGCGTTGTGGGCCCGGATGAATACCACACGGCATATCCCGGCCGCGACGAACCAGGGTTGAATGACAATGCCTACACGAACGTCATGGCGGCGTGGGTTTGCTCCCAGGCCGCGGGGATCATGGCATTCCTGCACGGCAGTGAGCGCGCCGGGCTGATGGACCGTCTTGGCGTCACGGATGAGGAAGCGGCCGGGTGGGAACGTTTGGGGACCACGATGTATGTGCCCTTTCACAGAGACGGGGTCATCAGCCAGTTTGAGGGCTACGAGCAGCTGAAGGAGCTCGACTGGGAACATTACCGCGACACCTATGGTGACATTGAGCGGCTGGACCTGATCCTGGAAGCCGAAGACGACGAAACCAACGGCTACAAGCTGGCAAAGCAGGCAGACGTCCTGATGCTTCCATACCTCCTGGGACACGAGGGGCTGCTCACCGTCCTGCAACGCCTGGGCTACGGGTTTACGCACGAGCAGCTCAACCGGACCATCGAGTACTACCTTGCCAGGACCGCCCATGGTTCGACATTGAGCCGCGTTGCCCACGCCTCCGTGCTGGCCGGAGTTGACGCCGACCGGGCCTGGGACAGCTTCCGTGAAGCGCTCGACGCCGACCTCGACGACACGCAGCACGGCACCACGCGCGCGGGCATCCATTTGGGTGCGATGGCTGGAACCATCGACGTGGTGCAGCGCAGCTTTGCGGGGCTAAGGTTTAGCGGCGACACCATCCTGTTTGCTCCCAACCTGCCCACAGGGCTGCGCGCGGTTGCCTTTGATGTCCTGTACCGGGGACACCGCCTTCGCATTCATCTTAAGGACGGGGACATGAGCATCGCCTCGGCACCCGGTGACGCCGGGCCCATCAAAGTGCACGTGGGTGGCCAGGACGTGGGCCTCCCTCCCGGCGAGACCCGGCATTTTCCGCTGCCTTCCATGGCTTCCGGGGTGGCGGCGTCATGA
- a CDS encoding M23 family metallopeptidase produces MNVTDQTLHRPRHSRGRSAARRLGIVSGVLTLILSAGMAVATPVAFADDLEDRKAALEAEAARVQASLEFVDSRIAKAAGDLVIYQGQLPGAQQALLEAQGRVAGAVKEVEALSARVDMAQQNKAKITQQLETDKQKIADTKKLIGQIATQAYKSGGVPSNLSLFFGSNSGSSLTETMDLADQAMRSQNAAMDKLSQQNATNVNSEARLQAVEAEIKDLKAKADAALEREKAARDEAAAKKAQVDQLIADTTRLDAELQAAKPGIQAQLAGVQANQNQVANEIAERDRKAREAWEAEQRRQAEAAAAAAAAAAAAANRPAPPVQPYVPPAAGSPSAFGLRHPFDGSIPITSGFGYRTTPPGTIDFYGTGGYMHTGIDFGAACGTPVYAAAAGEVFSSGWNSADGGGWRVKIDHGVMQGNTLTTIYYHNSSIVVSNGQRVSQGQLIAYSGSTGNSTGCHAHFETWLNGRAVDPMGLL; encoded by the coding sequence ATGAACGTAACTGATCAGACCTTGCACCGCCCCCGGCACAGCCGCGGGCGGTCCGCTGCCCGCCGTCTGGGGATCGTCAGCGGCGTGCTCACCCTCATCCTTTCCGCCGGCATGGCCGTTGCGACTCCTGTGGCGTTCGCAGACGACCTCGAAGACCGCAAGGCTGCGCTCGAGGCTGAAGCTGCCCGTGTCCAGGCGTCCCTGGAGTTTGTCGATTCCCGGATTGCCAAAGCTGCCGGTGACCTGGTGATCTACCAGGGCCAGTTGCCGGGTGCCCAGCAGGCGCTGCTTGAGGCCCAGGGTCGGGTAGCCGGCGCGGTCAAAGAAGTCGAAGCCCTGTCGGCCCGCGTGGACATGGCCCAGCAGAACAAAGCCAAGATCACCCAGCAGCTGGAAACAGACAAGCAGAAGATCGCGGACACCAAAAAACTGATCGGGCAGATCGCCACCCAGGCCTACAAGTCCGGCGGCGTTCCCTCCAACCTGTCTCTCTTCTTCGGTTCCAACAGCGGCAGCAGCCTGACCGAAACCATGGACCTCGCGGACCAGGCCATGCGCAGCCAAAACGCTGCCATGGACAAGCTCAGCCAGCAGAATGCCACCAACGTCAACTCCGAAGCCCGGCTTCAGGCCGTTGAAGCGGAAATCAAGGACCTTAAGGCCAAGGCAGATGCCGCCCTGGAGCGGGAGAAGGCAGCCCGCGATGAGGCTGCGGCCAAGAAGGCCCAGGTTGACCAGCTGATTGCCGACACCACCCGGCTCGATGCCGAGCTCCAGGCGGCCAAGCCCGGGATCCAGGCGCAGCTCGCCGGCGTCCAGGCCAACCAGAACCAGGTGGCCAACGAAATTGCTGAACGTGACCGCAAGGCCCGCGAGGCGTGGGAAGCAGAACAGCGCCGGCAGGCTGAGGCCGCAGCTGCAGCCGCTGCCGCTGCCGCTGCGGCAGCGAACCGCCCCGCCCCGCCCGTCCAGCCGTACGTACCGCCCGCGGCCGGCTCGCCGTCGGCCTTTGGCCTCCGCCATCCTTTCGACGGCAGCATCCCCATCACTTCCGGCTTTGGGTACCGCACCACTCCGCCGGGAACGATCGACTTCTACGGCACCGGCGGCTACATGCACACCGGCATCGACTTCGGTGCCGCCTGCGGCACCCCCGTGTATGCGGCAGCCGCCGGGGAGGTCTTCAGCTCCGGGTGGAACTCCGCCGACGGTGGCGGGTGGCGCGTCAAGATCGATCATGGCGTGATGCAGGGCAACACCCTGACCACCATCTACTACCACAACTCGAGCATCGTGGTCTCAAACGGGCAAAGGGTCTCGCAGGGCCAGCTGATCGCCTACTCGGGCAGCACCGGCAACTCCACCGGCTGCCACGCCCACTTCGAAACCTGGCTCAACGGCAGGGCTGTGGACCCCATGGGCCTGCTGTAG
- a CDS encoding type II secretion system F family protein: MIVPSPAALACGIGLGLGLWLVTFRSPPMRPLTLSDRIEPQLKSQNLESRLLRASEQNLTPFGPLERILRPVFRDWLSALGKLNPSPGATTRRLAQAGINKSPIDFRAEQLLWAAAGFVFALTVVFIGAAAGRFSPFLAAAVIIGSAAAGFVLRDYWLGVQVRRRETRMMAEFPSLAELMALAVGAGESATGALDRVCRSAKGELSKEFSKILAETRAGKPLVLALQEFSARTDLAPLVRFVDGIIVAVERGTPLADVLRAQAQDVRDSAKRDLMEAAGKKEIAMMVPLVFGVLPLTVVFAVFPGLAAINLGF; the protein is encoded by the coding sequence ATGATTGTCCCTTCTCCTGCAGCGTTGGCTTGTGGAATCGGTCTTGGCCTCGGTTTGTGGCTCGTGACTTTCCGGTCCCCTCCAATGCGCCCCTTGACGCTGTCGGATCGGATTGAGCCCCAACTGAAGTCGCAGAACCTGGAGTCGCGACTTCTGCGCGCCAGCGAGCAGAACCTGACGCCATTCGGCCCTCTTGAACGGATCCTCCGTCCCGTCTTCCGTGACTGGCTGTCCGCCCTGGGAAAACTCAACCCCTCGCCCGGCGCCACCACGCGGCGCCTTGCCCAGGCTGGAATCAACAAGTCACCCATCGACTTCCGCGCCGAGCAGTTGCTGTGGGCCGCGGCCGGTTTCGTATTCGCCCTCACCGTCGTCTTCATTGGTGCCGCAGCGGGCAGGTTCAGCCCTTTCCTCGCGGCCGCGGTGATCATTGGGAGTGCCGCAGCGGGCTTTGTGCTGCGCGACTACTGGCTCGGCGTCCAGGTCCGACGACGGGAAACCCGGATGATGGCAGAATTCCCCAGCCTTGCCGAACTGATGGCCCTGGCGGTCGGCGCAGGGGAGAGTGCGACGGGCGCCCTGGACCGGGTCTGCAGAAGTGCGAAGGGCGAACTGTCCAAGGAATTCTCGAAGATCCTCGCGGAGACAAGGGCAGGCAAGCCCTTGGTCCTGGCCCTGCAGGAGTTCTCGGCGCGCACCGATCTTGCACCGCTGGTCAGGTTCGTCGACGGCATCATCGTAGCGGTGGAACGGGGGACACCCCTCGCAGACGTGCTCCGCGCCCAGGCGCAGGACGTACGCGATTCAGCGAAGCGCGACCTCATGGAAGCCGCAGGGAAAAAGGAAATCGCCATGATGGTGCCGCTGGTATTCGGAGTGCTTCCCCTGACGGTGGTATTCGCGGTGTTTCCCGGTCTCGCGGCGATCAACCTGGGCTTCTGA